The Molothrus ater isolate BHLD 08-10-18 breed brown headed cowbird chromosome 17, BPBGC_Mater_1.1, whole genome shotgun sequence DNA segment TGACAAGTGCCAATGGAGATGGGGAATGAcaaaagcagcagggattgTTCGATCAGAAAGACAAAGGAGAGAGAAGTTCTGTCAAAATCACCTTCACTGTTTCAAAGTCACAGGCAATAAGTAAATTGCCTTGGGGTTTTCTGGGTTATTGCCCTCAGAGATCAAGCAAAAAAGGCAGCTGTCAAGGAATTAAACAGATGCAAAATTGATCTGGGTTTGTAATTCATTaacacaaaaatgtgaaaaaaaataaaataaaatcaaaacccTGGTGGTTTTCTACTGGTTTCTGTGAACAGCCCTAGAGGGAGCAGCTCACAGACCTGGTGGCATCACAGCAATGTGGAATTGAACAGCTTTATGGAAAATGCTGAAGACTGAAGGAATGGAAAACAATCGAGAGGGAGGCAGTGGTGTGGATTTCTGTGGGTGAAACCATTCCAGGTTTGAAGATGAGAATATcttcaggctctgctctcaggtcccagcacaggcagcatttCCTGGGGGCAGTGGGTGCCTGATGGACCTGGTGGTGCCAGGAGCTCCAACCTCTCATTGTAGCATGGAGCCTGGGGAAGAGCTGTCCCAGGGAAAGGATGGTTCCCCATGCTCACATGAGGCCAGGGGTTCATTACCACAGgctgcacaggcagccctgTGGGTTGTCCCAGGATCCTCTCTTCCCTGTCTCACTGGCAGAGTTTCCTCCTGGCTTCTGGGTACCTTCCTCTCTAGTTTGGATAATCTCTTTTAAAGATCTGTTGCTATTCAATCTGTGATGCACTGTGTCTTAAAATTGCCTTCAGGACACAAAGGAACTGGTGATTTTTCTTCAGCTAATAACTGTAATTTGAGATTTTAAAGAAAGTCAAGTGAGGCCATTtcacaaacaggaaaattatCCCTtcacccttcccctgctcccttgctgtgtttgcagcctGAGACCTCAAGGAAAAAGCCTCTCACTGCTCCAGAGTTATCAAACAGATGAAAACAGATATTGTAAATGAGGGGCTTGGCCAAGGCCAGCCATTCACAAGCCTTCCATTTCTGAGTATAGTTCATTTGTGAGCTGTCCCTACTAGCATTTTAATAAGTGCATCCTTCAAACTCTGCTCCAGGTGGCTCCTGGAAGGGCTGAGCAGCCTGAAtagtaaaaaaatttaaaaaatttaaaaaaatttgatAAGTCAGTGAACCAAACCACAAGTGTGCATGGGACACAGTGTATTTTTACAAAGCCTGTGAAAACAAACATTGTCATCCCAGGGGATTCCCCACCCTGTgtcaccagcagtgctgccttgggctggctgtgggagcCTGGAAGTGCCCAGGAGAATGGGCCCAAAgggtcccttcccctcccactgAGCCCAACATCCAGGGATGGCATCACCTGCACACCCCATGGCCCTGCAGGACCTGGGCATCAGCCACAGCATCAGGTCAGGGCTCACAGCATCAGGTCAGGGCTCACAGCATCAGGTCAGGGCTCACAACTCTTGCTGTCACCAATAAACTCtgccacctgctccagtgtgctCAATCCTCCAGGAAATCTGCCTGGATAAgcaaaaagagagaagcaggtGAAAGTGTTGGCTTTCAGGGCAGCACAAAGCACTGGGAGCTCCACTCTTTCTGGAGTCTTGATGTCTGTAAGAGGAAACTGTGGTTTGGGCAGCCAAAGCTGAGCCTTTGCCAGAACCAGCAAGGCTTGGAGGTGTGCTGTGAAAATGACACATCCTCTGATGTGCTTTAGGGCATGTCTGTGACACATCCCACCCCAATCTCCCATCCCAGCGTGCAGGGGAGGATGTGCCTGCAGTCAGGACAGAGATTGGCAGCTCCCAGAACTCTCATCTGGGTGGATGAATGCTGGAGGGGCATCCTGGGGGGATAACAGCCACAATAAAAGCTCTTCATGTGATATtatgaaagaataaaaactcTGGCAGAACAATTAGACTGTAATTATGGGTTATTTCATATTCTGTGACATCTGAATGTCAACACCATAATTCTGTAACAACAAGCACTTGGTACAGCACACTCTGCACAcctgatgaaatccttttttgcttttattaatgtccaggaatatttccttttctaaaattTGGTGCACAGAAGTGTCTCTTCTCCATTGCTATTACAGTGCAAATAACATAGATAggataaacaaaataaaaatggaatttggttaaaaatcagaaaacacttCTGGAGaaaggtttttgtttgcttgcctCTCTGCTGTGGTAGATACAGATTTGTGGCTATGAATGAGATGTTTCCTAGAGTCTGCTGAGCTGGATTATTTACACTTGCACCTCATTATTTTAAGGCCATTCATTCTTACCTTACAGCCAGCCATAAAAAGAACTTAACATATATTTTACCAAATATACCTGAGGAAATTGAGTCTGTTCACCTCCATTCCTTCACTAAATACACAACAAAATTCCAAGGGAATCAGGGGCTTCAAGGATTTGAAAACAAAGGCAATGAGAGCCCTGATGAGCAGGAGTGAGGGTGTGAGAGTGGAGGGGCTCTGAGGGATGAAAATCCCCCAGCAAATAATGAGACTTGTACATTGGTTctacttaataaaaaaatatgtgaatAAATTAACGTTTCCTGCTGGTTAATCTGCTCAGCATTTCTCTCTTGCATCATCAAGCAAACCTTAGCAAGGCAGCTCACCCCTCCAGTGGGCAATGCAGCTTTATAATGgcaatgttttctgttttgtcacACCTTTATCTGGCTGAGGAACAATGCctctcaggagagcagagcaatttccagcagctctgcctcctgccagtTCCCCTGTCTGGGGAAAACATTAAATACAGCCCAATTCAGCACCAGGGACAATATGGCTGATGTCACAAAGATAAGTCTTCCTGAGGAAAAACTCCTTTTCAAGTTGTACTTGTTGGAAGACAACATGCTGCTGGGATGGTTTGCTGTCTGAAGGCTTCTCTCCTCCCAGCTGTTTGAACCCCAGCTCCAGATAATTTAAGCTATTCAGTGGAAATCTCTTTGCTTTCACCCAAACCATAGAGCACAGGGCATTTTCTACAGAAACACTATGACAAAGCCCCCCAGCTGCTGTAGAGGCACAAAGATGCTTGGATTAATCATCAGAACAACAGGGCATTAAAAAACCTGGGGAGAAGAATTCACCAGGGTTTTGTAAGATAGATGCTTAAAAATATAATCCAAACACACTTGTTTCAAGTACCTCAGAAGATGAGAAAATTCAGTGCATCTGGCAGCAGCTACCACTTCATTTCTGTCATTTAATCTCAGTGAGGTGCATTATGTCAAATAATTACCTTAATGAAGACTTTAATGGAAGAAGGGAGGAGAATAATAGATGTCCTTCGAAGAAATGAAGCTGTGAAGTTGCTCAGTTTTTAACCTGGCAGGGATTTATCTCCCTCTCTTCTGGCTCCTACAGAGGTGTCCAATCTGCCTCTCTAGCAAAAATAACACATTTCAGATTGTGCCCAAGTGatgcatttattaattttgatACAATAACATAGTTTCTGAGCTTGAAACAACCCAACatttaaaacaatgaaatcCAACCAGTTTTAATGGCACTGCCAAGGGACCATTAAAACATGTCCCCAGTTTCACATCTTTGTGTcatttaaatccctccagggatggtgaccctaccactgccctgggcagcctgtgccagtgcttggtAAACCTTGAAAAACTTTTCCCAATATCAAAtataaacctctcctggcacaacttgaggctgtttcctctcatcctaCCTCTTCTTACTTGGAAAAAGAGATCGGCAGCCAAATTGACCTTTATTGACTGTACTCATTCCCTTCTGAGGTTCTGCagctattttatttatattttatttttaacagattttttgtAAAGCCCTCATGTGCTGATTTCCACCACCCATGCCCAGGATGAGCCTCTCATGGTCATATTGATCTTGAATTTACTTCAGTAGGTTGAAATTACACTTTTTAGGTGAATAAACTACAAAATTTATCTGGTCTACCCAGGCTTCTGTGCACAAAACCTAAAGAAAAACtcattgaaaattaaatgtatcAAGTCAAATGACTTTCCCTTTTTGTTGCCTGAAGGTATAACTtaagaaagaaaggaagcatGTACTTCTTCCAGCACAGATGTGGTGGAGAAGGTAAATGAGCTCCTCCCTGACCCCAACTCCCATCTATTTCTCAGTTAGCCTTGCCTAGTGCTGCAGATATGCAACAGCTCGCTTCACACCTTCTTATAgatattaaaatggaaatgtagcccatttttctcaatttaatgcaaaaatgtgacatttcaactttttttttttcttttctagggTTGCGATTTTTTTGAGAGTttgttggggggtttttttaatattttttcccaagctCCCAACACTTCTCAAACTCTGGGAAACGAAAGGCGCGATGCCGTGGCAGAAGCCTGTGCTGTGATGTCAGCCACACAGCCATCCCCCTGACTTCCCAAGGCAGCCTCGCCAGAGCTttgctccctgctgtgcctcctgGCCAGTCTCCTGTACAGGTGGAGCACTCTCTTCTCCTCGCAGCCCTGGAAGAAGGAGGCGGCGATGCCGCGGCACAGGCGGCGCGCGAAGGGCTCCAGGAACACGGAGCCGTAGAGGATGCAGAAGAGCAGCCCCAcaaccagcagcacagaggggttGGGGGGCCTGGGGGGGCTGATCCTGCAGCGGGCAGAGCTGAAGATCAGGTGGTGGTGGTAGGTCCTGTTGAAGTCCCTGAGCGGCAGCGCCTCAGAAGGACGCCAGAAAAGTTTGTATAGAAAGGGCATGATTCCTATTTCAGCCTGAAAAAGGGAGAGTTAAAATGTAAATCCATTTTGGTATGAAGAAACCATTTGGGGTACAAAGGAACCAAAATCAACTGGTTACTACAAAAACATCTGGGGGGGTGGAATCAGTGTTACAGCACTTAGAGAAGGACACTGAAGGGTGCGATTGTCGCCCTGATTTTTTACGTTTTtccaagccttctgatgtttacattcttgaacaaactttctcacacactttctgtgaACAACTTATTGGTTTACAttcttttatagaagaaaataaatttgatggactgttagtttgtccagtgtcattggagaggtggcactttcatCTTCCAATCctctgtcacttttagaaatctataaatgttagagtcaaAAAATgaacttcccttttttcaccttaagaacagcagtgtgtgtgtgtgtgagatgtTGTTTCATGCCCTATAGTGACATGTGATCACTTCAGGCTGAGTAACAGTGCAATGTGCAGGCACTGAGCACTGGGCAGGGTGAGAGCCAGTCCTATCTGTCATCTTCATCCACTGGAACAGACATCATAACATGTGTGAGATTTATGGTGAAAGACACCATCCAGACCATGGTATTAGTGGCTGAATATCTGAATATTAGAGGCTTTTTCTAAGCCCTGACTGTTTTTCCTGTAAATCCATCACAAGCAGGTATCTGCAGTAAAGATCCTGGGCTGCGGAAGGAGGCAGGCTGTGTGGCAGAAGAGGGAAGTTAAAACACCAAGCCAAAGAATATTGAATTAGAAACTGGGGAGGTTTGTGGAAAGGATTGCAGAGGGCAAGGGCAAAGCCAGCAAGCAGGGATTTCTACTGAAGAAACAGCCCGTGCAATAGGATGAGGAGACATTCTCAGTGTTCATCAGCTGCCCCCTTCCTTTTGGACTGGCACCCACTCTGCAGTGGGGGAACAGTGCCCAAGGGACTCCCATTCCTCCACCCAGCTTAGGGAAGGAGTCTGGAGACACAGGGACATCTGACTGCCTGGTCCAGCAGTGCCTTTGCAGCATGAGGCACTATTTGCTCCCCTCCAAGCTCCCAAGGAGCTGTAACTTGGAGAGAGAGTGCCTGCTGCTATTTGACACaatgggaggagcagctgaggttgTGCCACTGCCTCCTTCCCCAAAGCCTGTTCCTCATCCcgctggctgctggggagggaagtCAGGATTGTGTAAACAAGAGTACAAAGACTGCAAtccccaccaccacctccctggagGGACACGGGGTCCCCACACAGGGCAGGACACCCCAGGGCTCACCTTGTATTTGATGCTGAGAGTGACAGGCACTGCAGAGAACTGAGCTGCCTTCCTCACCGCCGTGTCTGCCACGCTGAAGGCAAAGTGGTCCATGGCCACCAGCACCAGCATCAGCATCAGGGCCACAGGTGACCAGCATGGCCTGCACGAGGCACAGCACCACTTCTTCCCTGGACAGCTTCAAGCCTGTTGGTCTGATGAGTTTTTTGGATGAGCCCACCAGGAGATGAGCTGCTCTTCTGTCCATGACTAAACATTCCAGCTTCTTGGTGATGTAAAAATTGTCAAAGCTGAGGTTGGTGAGATAATTTTTCAAATACCAGCTGGACTCAAAGCAGAGATAGAGCATGAAGAATCCAGCAGCCAGTCTGTTGGCTACTCGTACAGAGTCTTTGACCAGTACCTCAACAGACAGGAACTCTCTGCTAATTTTCTCACCAGCAAGGTGCATTTTTTGGTAAATCAAGGAGCTGTTCTGCAACAATGAAAAGCGAAAATGTCCATTCATAGGCTTATAAATGGAATGAGTGGCTTCTTGGACTGCATCCCCAAACTCCCAAGAAACTTTCTCTAGCAGGGCAGTTGAGTTCAGAAGGCTGTCAGAGGAGCTCTTGCAGATGCACTGAATAACCTGCAGTATGGTTTTAATGTTGCTGATGATGTTGGGTGTTATGTTCACCACTGCAATCATGATGCAGgtggagaagagaagcttcCGGCCCTGCTTGGTGCCTAAGGTGGGCATGATCATGCTGAAGACACAGCGGGCAGGATGCACCAAAAAGAGAgtcaggagaagcagcaggctgAAGGGGATGGCCATGGCAATGGAGAGGTGCCAGGAGTACTCCAGGGAAGCAAACATCCAGTTGTAAAAGAGGCCTCCTATCACTGCTGTAatgcaggagcactgcagaaACAAGGTCCATAGCTCTCTGCTGTCTGCTGGGACAGGTTTGGAGTAAAtccaccacagctctgccataGTTCTGTGCACCTTTGGGAACAGAAAGTCTTCGCAGTAAACACGGGCTCTCATCCTGGAAAAACAAGTACCTGTGTGTTAGCAGAGGAAGTTCATAAACACTGATTAAGGGGCTTTCTTGAGATGGTAATTTATGGGGTTTTATACTGTCGTCCTCTGGGTGCCTCTGGTCTTACCCTTCTCTACTTCCCTGCTAACTTCCCAGAGTAGCTGGGGCTGAGATCTCccctggaagcagcagaatAGGGAAGTTCAAGGcgtttattgaaaaataaatactaattaCAATGCAACTGTTCCTCTATTAGTGCAAGCACAGGAAAATATTGTGTTATTCTATAAAAACCATAATAGACTCATTCTGAGGGGTCATTCTGCAGCGGTTGAGGCTTTAATGCTTATTTAGAGGATGTtggagggagaaagaggaggCTTCTGGCTTCTGTGGAAATTGTTAGACCAGCTCTGTATTTCAAAGGTTTGACAGGGACAAGAGGTAGTTGAGTGgtgctctccctgcctctgaAGAGGAGGCCAAACACAAGTCTACATGTTTAAAGGTgacaaacagagaaaacagtttcacactgaagctgcagtgccagaggaAGTCTCCAAGGACAAGAATTTGGCCACTACAGACAGGATGAAATGTCCCATAAAGCTATTCAAAAGTCTAATGGAAACAAACATTTGGgtaagaatttaatttctcaggCCTCACATCTGGAGTGACTCTCCAGAAACCAGAAAACCTGGAGGGGAGAAGAGCCCATCCTGAGGTTACACCCAGCCAGGCAATCCCTGTCTCCCACTGCTGGACAGCAGCCTCAGCTATCCCTTGAGGGACAATTTTAGCTAGGAAAGGgggttttctgtgaaaaagccATACAATAGATAtcaagacagagagaaagagagggaataAAGCTGTCTCTACATACCCAGTGGCAGTGAGGTGCTCCAGACTTGCCTGAAAACTCTCCATGTTCCAGTGCCTTACTGCTCTGAGAGAGGATCCTGATGTGGCTGTTGGGAGAGGCAGGGTAGGAAACCAAGGCAGCACCAGGGAACCAGGAGTCAAAATCCAGGATGTTTTAAGGCAATTCAGATCAGCAATCCCTGAAGTCTGCAAACCCTGGTGAGTGAAGCCTGGGGAATAACAGCACTACAGAACAGTGCCAGGATGCACAGCACTGCTCGGGCTTCACACTTTTTCTCGTCTTACCCTTATTGCAGAGAAGTCTTATTTTAAtgacacattaaaaaaaaaaaagaaagagacaatGACACATGGGCTGGCAAAGATGGAACAAGGATCCTGGAACCTGGGGTGTCATCATTCTATATGGGGAAATCACATGACTACTTCTCACACTGCCCACCAGCAAGCAGCAAGCAGGGCTGGCATCTCTCTcagggtggaagggaccttttcctctttcagatATCAGTCATGGCACAAAAGGCACAGCAGGATCCAGCAACCCAGTTGGTAACTGCTCATCTGTTCTgacacactgctgctccttgctgaAACTGTGTGTGGGGTTCACAAACGGCTTCAAGGCTCATCTCACAGTCCTAGCAGAGGAAGTTTTAATCTTGAACCTTTCTGAATTCCTGATAGCCAGCAAACCCACTGCAGAGAAAACCCAGCCACAGTCAGGATTCCCAAACTGTTGAGAAGCTCCCAGATGTACAGGCCAGGATGTGCAGTCCCCAAGGGACCAACTTGCCTGGCCCCCAGGAcgtgcccagcagagctccagccacCAAACCTGCTCACCTGGAGATGAGCAACAACCACAGTGTTTGCTCCTCAGTTATGAGCTCAGGGGTTACAGGAGCCTTCCCTGCCCCTTGGCCAGGCTCTCTCATGCTAAGCCACCGTTTGTGGGCCAAGGTGACAGAGCTCACCCAGCTGCCCCTGAGCCCATCCCCTATGGGGACCCTCTGTCCCAAGCCAAGCCCTCCCGCCAGCTGGGAACCGCCGGGCCCCCGGGATGTTCTCATGCTCCCCTGGGTGGGAAAGGGCAAAGGGCTCAAGgtcagccctgccccagccacccCTGGGGACAAAGCACGTGGGGCTCTGCCCTCCAGAGAAAGGTGGGAGAGCAGCACCTTCCCCAGGGGACGTGGCTGGATCCCACGGCAGTGGCAGGAATTGAAGGGCAAGGAACGAGGAGCACAGGAGGCAGAGCAAACCTCTGCCCTTGTGCCCTTGCTGCTCCACTCAACAGCTCCACTTTATAGTTTCATGTTTcctgtgtggctgctggagcaAAGCTTTCCTCCTGgtgccctggagcacagggGCCAGATGAGAAActctgcctggctccagccGGGCAGAGGCACCAGCCAGGCGGGCAGGAAAGAAAGTGCTGTTTGTTTGGAGCATCCATAGCAATTGCTTGCTCAGGCCATGAATTAGGTCTTTAATTCAATGTGCACACTAGAAGGGACTAACCCAAAAGACCCATAGCTGGATCCTGCAAGGCTCATCAGCTTCTTCTACAACTCAACTCCTTTCTCGCTCTGCTTCAGAGTGAACTGGTATTAgcatcagcccctggggccCCATCCAGGCTATGCAGGCAGCTTTCTGgggcagaaaaggaaataaatttagcAATAGGCTATAAAGAACAAAAACCTCTCAAGTCCACAACATCGTGGTGTTTTCTGAGTTTGCTACACCATCTGGCAAAGGCACCTGAGGTTtgtggggacactgagcagTAACTGGCAGCACCAAgaagtgtttctttttaagtaaGGAAAtacttagatttttttcctctggctccACTCAAAATTGTTGTCGGCCAGCTGGACCTACAGCAAGGGCATAAATCTGGGGAAACTTTGATTTTATATACCATGAATGACCTGTATATGAGATAGAAACCTAAATGCCTAACCTTGCCCAGAATACAATGAAGAAGCTTGTTttgccaaaaaaaccaaaaaaaaaccccaaaaacaaaaacaaaacaaacaaaaaaaaaaaaccaacaaaaaaaccccaccaaaaaatgcaacaaacaaaacacagcagcaaaaaaccccaaataccaGAATACCAGTGTGTGTGTTCATAGGGATACCTGGAAGGTGAAGACTGGGAGTGGGAAAGGGACAGGACTGGGACACGGGAAAGGCAGGACCACACATAGCAGCAAAGCAACTGTGACATCTTGTGGTCACACTCTGCTCAAGGACCCTGAGGTCTGGCTCATTCTCGTTCTGCAAAAAAACACTCCATGGTTGGGACAGTTCTAAGATAAGGAGCATGTGTCCTCCTGGGATGCTCCAAGGTGCCTTTTCCCACCCTGTGTCATTTCCAGATGGTATAAAAGGAATTTGCTTTCTTGACGAGCTCCAGTTTCTGTAGAGGCCAAGCTCTAAAATTTTATAACATCACCAATTTTGACTTTTTAGCACTACAGGAGGAACCTGAGCCCCACATGCCTGTGAGCAGCTTGCTGTAACTGTGAGACAGCAGAGGATTCCTTTGGCATCATTTCCAGGAACCAGAGCCTGGCTTTACCTGGATAAAGGATGAGCACTGAGGTTGTACCCACCAGGACAGGGGTTTAAATTCAGTTCTGAGTCCAGACTGCAGTGTTTGAGGTGGGCCTGTGCCAAGATACCTGCAGGTTCAACCTGTGGTGACAGTGTCACCTTGTCACGGTGACAGGGATGGGAGGGGGTGCAATGCTGTACCCCAGGAAGGGGGTGAGGTAAATGAACTATACAGCTGCAGAAGAAGGTGAATGAAGGGCTAAAATAGAAATTTAAGTCTGAAGATAATTCTTCATGGCAGTATCATCAGCACCTGTTGATCATATTATTCTGCCCATTTGAAAAATTGAGGGTGTGGGAAAGGTTAACTAATTAGGAGTGGTTCTTTGTTTGTTAAAATCACTTGAAAATGAACAACTTACAGTAACACAGAGCCAGATCATGTCTTCTTAGGTTACTACTGTAGAGATATAGGAAAATCCTATATTTCCTATATTTATAAGGGATAAATGTGATAAGGGCACCAAGGCTGTCTGACCTGTAATAGCTGAATTCCCTATCATGCTggaatttcatttgtttcaccactctttccctgcccctcctgaaATTCCAGCATCGTTGCTGAGTGCAAACAGAGGAGCACAGCTTTGGAATCACTCCCTGCTGTAAGgacccacagagcagctcctccatgtGAACAGTTTGTAAAGCAACTCAAATGCTTCTGGGATAAAAGACAGCGATGAAATGCTTTCCTACtacaaataaaccaaaattattttcttccgAGTGTCTCAGGAGAACATATGGATGTTAGTCCGGGACTTGGTGGGGAACATCAAAGGAGTAAAGCAGAGATATTCTGGATGTTGAATTTCAATGAGTGGCATTTCCTGTTAATTAAAATTCACAAGGAGTCTGCTAATGTGAATGGCTTTTGTGATGGTTGTTGGATTTTTACATTCCTAGAGAAATGGTGCATAGGCAAGCAAAGTTCCATTAAAATAACACAGTCAAAGTTATAGAAGGTTACTACAGCACCTGAAATACCCTTTCCTGGGAATTTTCATATCTCTAGACATATCACAGACCCTTCAAGACTAATGGGGTTGACTTGCcattaaaagctgcttttggcAAATCTTACTACTAGCAGCAGCAAATGGAATCAGAAATTATTCATGCAGGCCTGTTCACCTTTGAACCCCAGAAATACTAAATCTTAAAATCTctgcttaaaaaattaattaaaactcaAGCATGCCAGACTAGTCCTACTCTCACAGAGGCCTGGGCATAAAAGAGCAGAATTAGGTAATGCTGTTGTCCACATGCCTTAAATCAGATCCTCTGGGGAGCCCTGGGAAACGCAGGGGCTGCTGACAGAGGTGGCAAACAGGTCTTGGACTAACCAGGTTTAGGATTCAGGTGCTTCTTACACCTTTCCCAGGTGGCCAAGGCCTCGCTGTGCACCTTGGGTAAGTCACTGGTCCcctctctgcctcagtttctcctgtTGACACAGAGATCAcaaccctgccctggctgcattTGTGAAATTCCTCCTGATCCCTGGATAGATAATGCCACAGGCATGCCAGGACACTGAAAGTGATTTTTTGGAGACTACTACACAAACTCTGTGGTCTCAGCTCTGCCTTAAAGCCAAAGAAAACCATCCTGGATTTGATCACCTGGGATGCACCAAGTCAGAGCTGAGACCACAAACAAACCCTGTGATCCCAACACCTGAGAGGGAGCTGGACTGGATGTTACCCTTTGGAACTGGGTGATCCCAAAGCCCTTGCTGCTTGtcctccaggcagctctgtgcccgTGGCTGACAGgatcccctgcagcagcagcagcagcggctcAGGGCAGTGGGACCATGGGGCTCcatcctgcaggcacagcctgttcctgttccctgtttgttccctgttccctggccTGGGACAGCCATCCCGTGCTGTTCATGGACAGCTGGCTGAGAAAGGAAACTGCAGGGAGCAATTTTCCCTCCCCATTCAGCCCATCTTTGCTAAGGCATGACGAGGAGCATCCAAGCAAACGAC contains these protein-coding regions:
- the OCSTAMP gene encoding LOW QUALITY PROTEIN: osteoclast stimulatory transmembrane protein (The sequence of the model RefSeq protein was modified relative to this genomic sequence to represent the inferred CDS: deleted 1 base in 1 codon); protein product: MESFQASLEHLTATGMRARVYCEDFLFPKVHRTMAELWWIYSKPVPADSRELWTLFLQCSCITAVIGGLFYNWMFASLEYSWHLSIAMAIPFSLLLLLTLFLVHPARCVFSMIMPTLGTKQGRKLLFSTCIMIAVVNITPNIISNIKTILQVIQCICKSSSDSLLNSTALLEKVSWEFGDAVQEATHSIYKPMNGHFRFSLLQNSSLIYQKMHLAGEKISREFLSVEVLVKDSVRVANRLAAGFFMLYLCFESSWYLKNYLTNLSFDNFYITKKLECLVMDRRAAHLLVGSSKKLIRPTGLKLSREEVVLCLVQAMLVTVALMLMLVLVAMDHFAFSVADTAVRKAAQFSAVPVTLSIKYKAEIGIMPFLYKLFWRPSEALPLRDFNRTYHHHLIFSSARCRISPPRPPNPSVLLVVGLLFCILYGSVFLEPFARRLCRGIAASFFQGCEEKRVLHLYRRLARRHSREQSSGEAALGSQGDGCVADITAQASATASRLSFPRV